One region of Haladaptatus cibarius D43 genomic DNA includes:
- a CDS encoding 50S ribosomal protein L14, translating to MEALKADVTQGVEKGSLLNCADNTGARELKVISVSGYHGTKSRHPKAGIGDKITVSVTKGTPEMRRQVLEAVIIRQRKSIRRPDGTRVKFEDNAAVVIDDVEEPRGTEIKGPIAQEVAERFGSIASTATMIV from the coding sequence ATGGAAGCGCTGAAAGCTGACGTGACGCAGGGCGTCGAGAAAGGCTCCCTGCTCAACTGTGCCGACAACACCGGCGCACGCGAGCTGAAAGTCATCAGCGTCTCCGGCTACCACGGCACGAAGAGCCGCCACCCGAAGGCAGGCATCGGTGACAAAATCACCGTGTCCGTCACGAAGGGGACGCCCGAGATGCGGCGTCAGGTGCTGGAAGCCGTCATCATTCGACAGCGCAAATCCATCCGCCGACCGGACGGCACGCGTGTCAAATTTGAAGACAACGCTGCCGTCGTTATCGACGACGTCGAAGAGCCGCGAGGGACGGAGATCAAAGGTCCCATCGCGCAAGAAGTCGCCGAGCGGTTCGGAAGTATTGCAAGCACAGCTACGATGATAGTATGA
- a CDS encoding 50S ribosomal protein L32e: protein MADEPEQIEDVSGVGDSKAESLRDAGYESVKDIASASQDDLAEVDGIGNALAARIKADVGALEVEEETEAEIEDDEAEEEEPDEDVETELQPRGLTEKTPSLEDEEARLLQQRKREGKPQFNRQDYHKKKRTPKSWRKPRGALSKQRRGIKGKGDMVEAGYRTPKSVRGKHPSGFDEVHVHNVDDLDGVDGDTEAVRIASKVGARKRERIEEVAEEEGIRVLNPTYVEVEVEE, encoded by the coding sequence ATGGCAGACGAACCAGAACAGATAGAAGACGTCAGCGGTGTTGGCGATAGCAAGGCCGAGTCGCTCCGCGACGCGGGCTACGAGTCCGTCAAGGACATCGCCAGTGCCAGTCAGGACGACCTCGCCGAAGTCGATGGAATCGGCAACGCACTCGCCGCCCGTATCAAAGCGGACGTCGGTGCCCTCGAAGTCGAAGAGGAAACCGAAGCCGAAATCGAGGACGACGAGGCAGAGGAAGAGGAACCGGACGAAGATGTCGAAACCGAACTGCAACCACGCGGCCTGACCGAGAAGACGCCAAGCCTCGAAGACGAGGAAGCGCGACTTCTCCAACAGCGCAAACGCGAAGGCAAACCGCAGTTCAATCGACAGGACTACCACAAGAAAAAGCGGACGCCCAAATCGTGGCGCAAGCCCCGCGGTGCGCTGAGCAAGCAACGCCGCGGCATCAAGGGCAAAGGCGACATGGTCGAGGCGGGCTACCGCACGCCGAAATCCGTCCGGGGCAAACACCCGAGCGGATTCGACGAGGTTCACGTCCACAACGTCGACGACTTAGACGGCGTGGACGGCGACACGGAAGCGGTTCGTATCGCCTCGAAAGTCGGTGCTCGCAAACGCGAGCGTATCGAGGAAGTCGCCGAGGAAGAGGGCATTCGTGTCCTCAACCCGACCTACGTCGAAGTGGAGGTAGAAGAATGA
- a CDS encoding 50S ribosomal protein L22, with protein MGISYSVDADPDTTAKGMLRERHMSHKHSKAIAREIKGKTAEDAKAYLQQVVNEERSVPFKQHNSGVGHRSDIDGWDAGRYPEKASKAFIELLDNVTANADAQGFDGESMEIMHVAAHKVGEVQGRKPRAFGRASAWNTPEVDVELILEEVEE; from the coding sequence ATGGGAATCAGCTACAGCGTCGATGCCGACCCGGACACCACCGCGAAAGGGATGCTTCGGGAGCGGCATATGAGCCACAAGCACAGCAAGGCGATTGCCCGCGAAATCAAGGGCAAAACTGCCGAGGACGCGAAAGCGTACCTCCAGCAGGTCGTGAACGAGGAGCGGTCGGTGCCGTTTAAGCAGCACAACAGCGGCGTCGGCCATCGCTCGGACATCGACGGCTGGGACGCAGGTCGCTACCCAGAGAAGGCGAGCAAGGCGTTCATCGAACTCCTCGACAACGTCACCGCCAACGCGGATGCGCAGGGCTTCGACGGCGAGTCGATGGAAATCATGCACGTCGCCGCCCATAAGGTCGGCGAAGTGCAGGGCCGAAAGCCTCGCGCATTCGGCCGTGCAAGCGCCTGGAACACCCCTGAAGTGGATGTCGAACTCATCCTTGAGGAGGTCGAAGAATAA
- the rpmD gene encoding 50S ribosomal protein L30 yields MKAVVQIRGEVDMTQGVRDTLSMLNLHKVNHCALVPETETYRGMVTKVNDWVAHGEPERDVLETVLSKRARVLDGNEDVDEEWLAENTEYADFAELAEALLDEETTLREQGLTPVLRLHPPRGGHDGIKHPTKEGGQLGKHTTEEINELLKSMR; encoded by the coding sequence ATGAAAGCAGTCGTCCAGATTCGCGGCGAGGTAGACATGACGCAGGGTGTCCGTGACACGCTGAGCATGCTCAACCTCCACAAGGTCAACCACTGCGCGCTGGTTCCGGAGACGGAAACCTACCGCGGCATGGTGACGAAGGTCAACGACTGGGTCGCACACGGCGAACCAGAACGGGACGTTCTCGAGACGGTTCTGTCGAAGCGCGCACGAGTGCTCGACGGAAACGAGGACGTTGACGAGGAATGGCTCGCAGAGAACACAGAGTACGCCGACTTCGCCGAACTCGCGGAGGCGCTCCTCGACGAGGAGACGACGCTCCGAGAACAGGGACTGACGCCCGTCCTTCGACTCCACCCGCCACGCGGTGGTCACGACGGCATCAAACACCCCACGAAAGAGGGCGGCCAACTCGGCAAACACACGACTGAGGAAATCAACGAACTCCTCAAGTCGATGCGATAA
- the rpmC gene encoding 50S ribosomal protein L29, whose product MAILHTGEIRDMTPAEREAELEELETELLNTKAVKAAGGAPENPGRIKELRRTIARIKTIQQEEGDSTEE is encoded by the coding sequence ATGGCGATTCTTCACACTGGAGAAATCCGCGACATGACGCCTGCCGAGCGTGAAGCAGAACTCGAAGAACTCGAGACGGAACTGCTCAACACGAAGGCAGTCAAGGCCGCGGGTGGTGCACCCGAAAATCCGGGTCGCATCAAGGAACTTCGCCGAACTATCGCTCGAATCAAGACGATTCAGCAAGAAGAAGGGGACTCTACGGAAGAGTAA
- a CDS encoding 50S ribosomal protein L5, with the protein MSEAEADFHEMREPKVEKVVVHMGVGEGGRELANAEEILEDVTEQESVRTLANSTLPDFGIRQGDPIGAKVTLRGETAHEFLDTALPLSSLSKSQFDETGNFSFGVDEHTEFPSQEYDPNVGIYGLDVTVNLVRPGYRVAKRDKVSRQIPSNHRLTAEDATAFIEANFDVEVDE; encoded by the coding sequence ATGAGCGAAGCCGAGGCCGACTTCCACGAGATGCGAGAGCCGAAAGTGGAGAAAGTCGTCGTCCACATGGGCGTCGGTGAAGGTGGTCGAGAACTCGCCAACGCCGAGGAAATCTTAGAAGACGTGACCGAACAGGAGAGCGTCCGCACGCTGGCGAACTCCACGCTTCCGGACTTCGGCATCCGTCAGGGCGACCCAATCGGTGCGAAGGTCACGCTTCGTGGCGAAACCGCACACGAGTTCCTCGACACTGCACTGCCGCTTTCCAGTCTCTCGAAATCGCAGTTCGACGAGACAGGGAACTTCAGCTTCGGTGTCGATGAACACACCGAGTTCCCGAGTCAGGAATACGATCCGAACGTCGGAATCTACGGGCTTGACGTGACCGTCAACCTCGTCCGACCGGGCTACCGCGTCGCAAAGCGCGACAAGGTGTCCCGCCAGATTCCGTCGAACCACCGACTGACGGCTGAGGACGCAACGGCGTTCATCGAAGCCAACTTCGACGTTGAGGTGGACGAATGA
- the rplX gene encoding 50S ribosomal protein L24, whose protein sequence is MTRQPRKQRNQTERAPLHQRHQQVKATLSDDLREEYGQRSVRVNAGDTVEVMRGDFAGEEGEVLEVDMKNSVIHVEEVILEKADGEDVPRPLDTSNVRVTDLNLEDDRREARLEGDTE, encoded by the coding sequence ATGACCCGACAACCACGCAAACAGCGAAACCAGACCGAACGCGCCCCGCTTCACCAGCGGCATCAGCAGGTCAAAGCGACGCTGTCCGACGACCTCCGCGAGGAGTACGGTCAGCGAAGCGTCCGCGTCAACGCGGGCGACACGGTCGAGGTCATGCGCGGCGATTTCGCCGGCGAAGAGGGCGAAGTGCTCGAAGTGGATATGAAGAATTCAGTCATCCACGTCGAGGAAGTCATCCTCGAAAAAGCAGACGGCGAGGACGTTCCGCGTCCGCTCGACACGAGCAACGTTCGCGTGACCGACCTCAACCTCGAAGACGACCGCCGCGAGGCGCGTCTGGAAGGTGATACCGAATGA
- a CDS encoding ribonuclease P protein component 1 — MPLTAETLTKHELAGLPVRVVSATNPALEGIEGQVVSETMRTLTVESASRSWQVPKQGTRFEFRLTDEAAVSCEGTGTPSKRESETAGGNSGQSGFCEGGAYVTVDGFTLLSRPALRTEAGGNSKWR, encoded by the coding sequence ATGCCACTGACAGCCGAGACGCTCACGAAACACGAACTCGCCGGTCTACCCGTGCGAGTCGTTTCAGCCACGAATCCCGCTCTCGAAGGTATCGAGGGTCAGGTCGTGTCCGAAACGATGCGCACGCTTACCGTCGAGTCTGCGTCTCGGTCGTGGCAGGTACCAAAGCAGGGCACGAGATTCGAGTTCAGACTCACAGATGAAGCCGCCGTTTCCTGCGAAGGAACGGGGACTCCGTCCAAACGGGAGTCGGAAACTGCCGGAGGGAACTCCGGTCAGTCTGGCTTCTGCGAGGGCGGAGCCTACGTTACGGTGGATGGATTCACACTGCTCTCACGACCCGCATTGCGTACCGAAGCAGGAGGTAATTCGAAATGGCGTTAG
- a CDS encoding 30S ribosomal protein S5 → MCANYNDGWEPQTRLGRKVAEGEIDTMEGALNSGLPLKEPELVDQLLPGLEDEVLDINMVQRMTDSGRRVKFRCVCAIGNRDGFVGYAEGRDDQVGGAIQKAIEIAKLNIVNVPRGAGSWEDRSDRPHSLTHRTTGKAGSVEVELIPAPAGLGLAATDTVRKILELSGIENAWTKSHGNTRTTLNLAKATYNALENASQARGPRARPDEEPEVAD, encoded by the coding sequence ATGTGTGCAAACTACAACGACGGCTGGGAACCCCAGACCCGTCTCGGCCGTAAGGTCGCCGAGGGCGAAATCGACACGATGGAAGGCGCCCTCAATTCCGGACTCCCGCTGAAGGAGCCGGAACTCGTTGACCAGCTCCTTCCCGGACTCGAAGACGAAGTGCTGGACATCAACATGGTTCAGCGCATGACTGACTCCGGGCGGCGTGTCAAGTTCCGCTGTGTCTGTGCAATCGGCAACCGCGACGGGTTCGTCGGCTACGCAGAAGGACGAGACGACCAAGTCGGCGGCGCAATCCAGAAAGCAATCGAGATTGCGAAGCTGAACATCGTCAACGTTCCTCGCGGCGCAGGCTCGTGGGAAGACCGCAGCGACCGACCGCACTCGCTCACCCACCGGACGACCGGCAAGGCGGGCAGTGTGGAAGTTGAACTCATTCCGGCACCGGCCGGATTGGGGCTTGCGGCGACCGACACCGTGCGTAAAATCCTCGAACTCTCGGGTATCGAGAACGCATGGACGAAGAGCCACGGCAACACGCGAACGACGCTCAACCTCGCCAAGGCGACGTACAACGCCTTGGAGAACGCATCGCAGGCACGCGGCCCGCGCGCCCGCCCCGATGAAGAGCCGGAGGTGGCCGACTGA
- a CDS encoding 30S ribosomal protein S8 — MAGNDPLSNALSGVDNAESVGHLSHTVQPASNEIGSVLEVFYDHGYIDGFEFVDDGKAGHFEVELKGAINECGAVKPRYSAGKDDFEKWEKRFLPAQDYGSLVVTTSHGVMSHYEAREQGIGGQVIAYVY, encoded by the coding sequence ATGGCAGGAAACGACCCACTCAGCAACGCACTCTCAGGCGTGGACAATGCCGAGAGTGTCGGTCATCTGTCCCACACGGTACAGCCCGCCTCGAACGAGATCGGCAGCGTACTTGAGGTCTTTTACGACCACGGGTACATCGACGGCTTCGAGTTCGTCGACGACGGCAAAGCCGGTCACTTCGAGGTCGAACTAAAAGGCGCAATCAACGAATGTGGCGCGGTCAAGCCCCGGTACTCCGCGGGCAAAGACGACTTCGAGAAGTGGGAGAAACGATTCCTCCCGGCCCAAGATTACGGGTCACTCGTCGTCACGACCAGCCACGGCGTCATGAGCCACTACGAGGCCCGCGAACAGGGAATCGGTGGCCAAGTCATCGCCTACGTCTACTAG
- a CDS encoding 30S ribosomal protein S3 encodes MADEHQFIEDGLQRSQIDEFFSEELGRAGYGGMDVAKTPMGTQIVLKAEKPGMVIGKGGKNIRKITRELGERFNLDDPQIDVQEVDEPDLNARIVADRLANALERGWYFRKAGHTTIDRIMDSGALGAEIVLSGKVTGARSRVEKFNRGYIKHNGEPAQEIVDHGQGVAVMKLGTIGVDVKIIPPGANLPDDFHIEEGANPEELVPEAVEANEQATLIEEPDEETLEELEADEESPEPGETEVDEEIVEEVIEEESAEADDSEPESVEEELDELEEEVEAEAEELLEEMEDEESEE; translated from the coding sequence ATGGCAGACGAACATCAATTCATCGAAGACGGGCTTCAGCGCTCGCAGATAGACGAGTTCTTCTCGGAAGAACTCGGTCGCGCGGGCTACGGCGGCATGGATGTCGCCAAGACGCCGATGGGGACACAGATCGTTCTCAAGGCCGAAAAGCCCGGTATGGTTATCGGAAAGGGCGGAAAGAACATCCGGAAGATCACCCGAGAACTCGGCGAGCGGTTCAATCTCGACGACCCGCAGATCGACGTTCAAGAGGTTGACGAACCGGATCTGAACGCCCGAATCGTCGCCGACCGACTCGCCAACGCGCTCGAACGCGGTTGGTACTTCCGGAAGGCAGGTCACACGACCATCGACCGTATCATGGATTCCGGCGCACTTGGTGCCGAAATCGTCCTGTCCGGGAAAGTCACGGGCGCACGTTCGCGCGTGGAGAAGTTCAACCGTGGCTACATCAAACACAACGGTGAACCCGCACAGGAAATCGTCGACCACGGTCAGGGCGTCGCAGTGATGAAACTCGGCACCATCGGCGTGGACGTCAAAATCATCCCGCCGGGAGCCAACCTGCCCGACGACTTCCACATCGAGGAGGGTGCGAACCCAGAAGAACTCGTCCCGGAAGCCGTCGAGGCAAACGAACAAGCGACTCTCATCGAGGAACCCGACGAGGAAACCCTCGAAGAACTCGAAGCCGACGAGGAATCGCCGGAACCCGGCGAAACCGAAGTTGACGAAGAAATCGTCGAAGAAGTCATCGAGGAAGAGTCGGCAGAGGCAGACGACTCCGAACCCGAGTCCGTCGAAGAAGAACTCGACGAACTCGAAGAGGAAGTCGAAGCCGAAGCCGAGGAACTGCTCGAAGAGATGGAAGACGAGGAGAGTGAAGAATAA
- a CDS encoding uL15m family ribosomal protein, producing the protein MSKKRRQRGSRTHGGGTHKNRRGAGNRGGRGRAGRAKHEFHNYEPLGKHGFKRPEDAKETVLTVSVQKLDEDAMLFAAEGIAEETDDGYEIDARDVVDDGWDADAVKVLGGGQVRNSLDVTADAFSASAVELIEEADGDAVLSDRAEAEEDESDDEDEAE; encoded by the coding sequence ATGAGTAAGAAACGACGCCAACGTGGCTCGCGCACGCACGGCGGCGGGACGCACAAGAACCGCCGCGGTGCGGGTAACCGCGGTGGACGCGGACGCGCAGGCCGCGCCAAACACGAGTTCCACAACTACGAACCGCTCGGAAAGCACGGGTTCAAACGACCCGAAGACGCAAAGGAGACGGTGCTCACCGTGTCCGTGCAGAAACTCGACGAAGACGCCATGCTCTTCGCGGCAGAGGGCATTGCCGAGGAAACCGACGACGGCTACGAAATCGACGCACGCGACGTCGTCGATGACGGCTGGGACGCCGACGCCGTCAAGGTGCTCGGCGGCGGTCAGGTTCGCAACAGCCTCGACGTGACCGCGGACGCCTTTTCGGCATCCGCAGTCGAACTCATCGAGGAAGCGGACGGCGACGCCGTCCTTAGCGACCGCGCCGAAGCAGAAGAAGACGAGTCGGACGACGAAGACGAAGCCGAGTAA
- the secY gene encoding preprotein translocase subunit SecY gives MGWKETAEPVLTRMPTVQRPEGHVPFKRKLTWTAGVLVLYFFLTNVTLYGVDTSTDLFGQFRSLLAGAQGSVLHLGIGPIVTASIVLQLLGGADLLGLDTNDPRDQVLYQGLQKLLVIVMICLTGLPMVFVGGFFQPQEALVAAFGSTMAVQWLIFGQIFVGAILILFMDEIVSKWGVGSGIGLFIIAGVSQSLVGGFISPGMEGQTGIIPQWIAIITGSAQNIPSLLTGEGIQYLLFGGGSLLALATTLFIFAIVVYAESVRVEIPLSHARVKGARGRFPVKLIYASVLPMILVRALQANIQFLGRILYNQLGSLPAWLGSYTNGQPTSGFFYYLAPIQQPGDWMWWAGGPAATHEAWQVLLRVAVDLGFMVVGGAIFAIFWVETTDMGPEATAKQIQNSGMQIPGFRQNTGVIEKVMERYIPQVTVLGGALVGLLAVMANMLGTIGAVSGTGLLLTVSITYKLYEEIAEEQLMEMHPMMREMFGG, from the coding sequence ATGGGTTGGAAAGAAACCGCAGAACCGGTTTTAACACGGATGCCCACCGTCCAGCGCCCGGAGGGGCACGTCCCCTTCAAGCGCAAGCTAACGTGGACGGCAGGCGTTCTCGTGTTGTATTTCTTCTTGACGAACGTCACTCTGTATGGAGTGGATACGAGTACAGACCTCTTCGGTCAGTTCCGCTCGCTACTCGCGGGCGCACAGGGGTCTGTGTTACACCTCGGTATCGGGCCGATAGTCACCGCGAGCATCGTCCTCCAACTGCTCGGCGGTGCCGACCTCCTCGGACTCGATACGAACGACCCGCGCGACCAAGTACTGTATCAGGGCCTCCAGAAGCTGCTGGTGATCGTGATGATCTGTTTGACCGGCCTGCCGATGGTGTTCGTCGGCGGGTTCTTCCAGCCACAGGAAGCGCTCGTCGCCGCATTTGGCTCCACGATGGCCGTGCAGTGGCTCATCTTCGGGCAGATATTCGTCGGCGCGATTCTCATCCTGTTCATGGACGAAATCGTGAGCAAATGGGGCGTCGGGAGCGGTATCGGGCTGTTCATCATCGCCGGAGTCAGCCAGAGCCTCGTCGGCGGATTCATCTCGCCCGGAATGGAGGGACAGACGGGTATCATCCCGCAGTGGATTGCCATCATCACCGGCAGCGCGCAGAACATTCCGTCGCTGTTGACGGGTGAAGGTATCCAGTATCTCCTGTTCGGCGGCGGCAGTCTGCTCGCCCTCGCGACGACGCTGTTCATCTTCGCCATCGTCGTGTACGCAGAAAGCGTGCGCGTCGAGATTCCGCTTAGCCACGCGCGAGTGAAGGGTGCCCGCGGTCGCTTCCCCGTGAAGCTCATCTACGCGAGCGTCCTGCCGATGATCCTCGTCCGCGCCCTGCAAGCGAACATCCAGTTCCTCGGGCGCATCCTCTACAATCAACTCGGTAGTCTTCCAGCATGGCTCGGCAGTTACACCAACGGACAACCCACGAGTGGGTTCTTCTACTATCTCGCACCCATCCAGCAACCGGGCGATTGGATGTGGTGGGCTGGTGGTCCCGCTGCGACACACGAGGCGTGGCAAGTGCTCCTCCGCGTCGCGGTTGACCTCGGCTTCATGGTCGTCGGTGGCGCAATCTTCGCCATCTTCTGGGTCGAGACGACGGACATGGGGCCGGAGGCGACCGCAAAACAGATTCAGAACTCCGGGATGCAGATACCCGGCTTCCGTCAGAACACTGGCGTCATCGAGAAAGTGATGGAGCGGTACATTCCGCAAGTCACCGTCCTCGGCGGCGCGCTGGTCGGCCTGCTGGCCGTCATGGCGAACATGCTCGGCACCATCGGCGCAGTGTCCGGTACCGGACTCCTGCTGACAGTGTCCATCACGTACAAGCTCTACGAGGAAATCGCAGAAGAGCAGTTGATGGAGATGCATCCGATGATGCGCGAGATGTTCGGCGGATAA
- a CDS encoding 50S ribosomal protein L6 — MPRVEIEIPDEVTADVDHLDLTVDGPEGTVTRRLWYPDITVSVEDNAVVIESDSTDAKTKATMGTFESHARNMIHGVSEEWEYKMEVFYSHFPMQVRSEGDAVVIENFLGEKAPRKTNIHGDTTVEVSDEELSLRGPSIEDVGQTAADIEQLTRVSGKDTRVFQDGVYITEKPSTGGA, encoded by the coding sequence ATGCCACGAGTAGAAATCGAAATTCCGGACGAGGTGACCGCTGACGTAGACCACCTCGACCTGACCGTTGATGGACCGGAAGGAACCGTTACGCGACGGCTCTGGTACCCAGACATCACTGTCAGCGTTGAGGACAACGCAGTAGTCATCGAGAGCGATTCCACCGACGCCAAAACGAAGGCGACGATGGGAACGTTCGAGAGCCACGCACGAAACATGATTCACGGCGTGTCCGAGGAGTGGGAGTACAAGATGGAAGTCTTCTACTCTCACTTCCCGATGCAGGTTCGTTCCGAGGGCGACGCAGTCGTCATCGAGAACTTCCTCGGTGAGAAAGCGCCCCGTAAGACGAACATCCACGGGGACACCACCGTTGAAGTCAGCGACGAGGAACTCTCCCTGCGCGGCCCCAGCATCGAAGACGTGGGCCAGACCGCCGCGGACATCGAACAACTCACTCGCGTGAGCGGCAAAGACACGCGCGTGTTCCAAGACGGCGTCTACATCACGGAAAAGCCGTCTACAGGAGGTGCCTGA
- a CDS encoding 30S ribosomal protein S14, which yields MSESENDATGEQTAKRTGQIETCQRCGRKQGLVGKYDINLCRQCFREIARDMGFKKYR from the coding sequence ATGAGCGAAAGTGAGAACGACGCGACCGGCGAGCAGACGGCCAAACGCACTGGACAAATCGAAACGTGCCAGCGCTGCGGTCGAAAGCAAGGTCTGGTCGGAAAATACGACATCAATCTGTGTCGCCAGTGCTTCCGCGAGATTGCACGCGACATGGGATTCAAGAAGTACCGATAA
- a CDS encoding 30S ribosomal protein S4e: protein MSNHQKRLSVPNSWPVERKTATFTVKAGAGPHGRDGVPLLIILRDVLGYTNSKKEARYALNQDSVLVNGEAISDEQRPIGMFDIIAFTEREEYYRVFPDEGGRLALTPIDADAADGRLAKIDDKTQVSGGETQLNLHDGSNLRVDDADDYSTKDSIVVGTEEKDILAHFPYEEGCLVTAVRGQHAGEIGEVTDITVTPGSGSNTVTVDGDDATFETVEEYLVVIDENFTGDDE, encoded by the coding sequence ATGAGCAACCATCAGAAACGACTCTCCGTTCCGAACTCCTGGCCGGTCGAACGAAAGACCGCCACGTTCACCGTGAAGGCCGGCGCTGGCCCGCACGGGCGTGACGGTGTCCCGCTCCTCATCATTCTGCGGGACGTACTGGGCTACACGAACTCGAAGAAGGAAGCCCGCTACGCGCTCAACCAGGATTCCGTTCTCGTGAACGGCGAGGCAATCAGCGACGAACAGCGACCCATCGGCATGTTCGACATCATCGCGTTCACCGAACGCGAAGAGTACTACCGCGTCTTCCCCGACGAAGGTGGACGCCTCGCGCTGACCCCCATCGACGCAGATGCGGCGGACGGCCGACTGGCGAAAATCGACGACAAGACGCAGGTGTCCGGTGGCGAAACGCAACTCAACCTCCACGACGGAAGCAATCTCCGCGTGGACGACGCCGACGACTACAGCACGAAAGACTCCATCGTCGTGGGAACCGAGGAGAAAGACATTCTCGCTCACTTCCCATACGAGGAAGGCTGTCTCGTCACTGCCGTCCGCGGTCAGCACGCGGGCGAAATCGGCGAAGTCACCGACATCACGGTGACGCCCGGAAGCGGTTCGAACACCGTCACCGTCGACGGTGACGACGCCACGTTCGAAACCGTCGAAGAGTACCTCGTCGTCATCGACGAGAACTTCACGGGTGATGACGAATGA
- a CDS encoding 30S ribosomal protein S17 — MALGLNVPEPEETCSDEDCPFHGTLSVRGQILEGEVASTDMEKTVVVEREYDVTVPKYDRQMKRRSRVPAHAPECLTLEVGETVRIAETRPLSKTKSHVVIETVADDATEGGDN, encoded by the coding sequence ATGGCGTTAGGATTGAACGTACCAGAACCGGAGGAGACATGCTCCGACGAGGACTGCCCGTTCCACGGAACGCTTTCCGTGCGCGGACAGATTCTCGAAGGAGAGGTCGCCTCCACCGACATGGAAAAGACCGTTGTCGTCGAGCGAGAGTACGACGTTACAGTGCCGAAATACGACCGGCAAATGAAACGTCGCTCCCGCGTTCCGGCCCACGCGCCGGAGTGCCTGACTCTCGAAGTCGGCGAAACGGTTCGTATCGCAGAAACCCGACCGCTCTCGAAGACGAAATCACACGTCGTCATCGAGACCGTGGCGGACGACGCCACGGAGGGAGGTGACAACTAA
- a CDS encoding 50S ribosomal protein L19e, with product MSDLSAQKRLAADVLDVGKNRVWFDPDAQGAIADAITREDIRELVDDGSIQAKDAKSNSRGRARERKAKRKYGHRKGPGTRKGKKGGRKDSKEEWQNQIRAQRRKLRELRSEGEITKSQYRDLYDKSKGGEFRSVQYLLNYIENNY from the coding sequence ATGAGTGACCTGAGTGCACAGAAGCGACTCGCCGCTGACGTGCTCGACGTCGGGAAGAACCGCGTTTGGTTCGACCCCGACGCGCAGGGTGCCATCGCGGACGCGATTACCCGCGAAGACATCCGCGAACTCGTCGACGACGGGTCGATTCAGGCGAAAGACGCAAAGAGCAACTCCCGCGGCCGCGCCCGCGAGCGCAAAGCGAAGCGCAAATACGGTCACCGCAAGGGACCGGGCACCCGGAAGGGGAAGAAGGGCGGCCGCAAGGACTCCAAAGAGGAGTGGCAGAACCAAATCCGCGCGCAGAGACGCAAACTGCGTGAACTCCGTTCCGAGGGCGAAATCACGAAGTCGCAGTACCGCGACCTCTACGACAAGTCCAAGGGTGGCGAGTTCCGTAGCGTGCAGTATCTGCTCAACTACATCGAGAACAACTACTAA
- a CDS encoding 50S ribosomal protein L18, with translation MATGPRYKVPMRRRREVRTDYHQRLRLLKSGKPRLVARKSNQHVRAQLVTMGPDGDNTVASAFSGDLEEYGWEAPTGNLPSAYLTGYLLGKRALDADYEEAVLDIGLNTATPGSKAFAVQEGAIDAGLDIPHNDSVLADWSRNRGEHIAEYAEQLDDSLYGGDFDATELPEHFDEVLSTLQEDE, from the coding sequence ATGGCAACTGGACCACGATACAAGGTGCCGATGCGCCGACGCCGCGAGGTCCGAACTGACTACCATCAGAGGTTGCGCCTGCTGAAATCGGGCAAGCCCCGCCTGGTCGCTCGGAAGAGCAACCAGCACGTCAGGGCGCAGCTGGTCACGATGGGTCCCGACGGCGACAATACGGTTGCAAGTGCGTTCTCCGGCGATCTGGAGGAGTACGGCTGGGAAGCCCCGACGGGCAACCTCCCCAGCGCGTACCTCACTGGATACCTGCTCGGCAAACGCGCACTTGACGCCGACTACGAGGAAGCAGTCCTCGACATCGGCCTCAACACGGCAACCCCCGGTAGCAAGGCATTCGCAGTACAGGAAGGTGCAATCGACGCTGGCCTCGACATCCCGCACAACGACAGCGTGCTGGCTGACTGGTCGCGTAACCGCGGCGAACACATCGCCGAGTACGCAGAACAGCTAGACGACTCGCTGTACGGCGGCGATTTCGACGCCACCGAACTACCTGAGCACTTCGACGAAGTGCTCTCTACCCTCCAGGAGGACGAATAA